A window of the Flavobacterium sangjuense genome harbors these coding sequences:
- a CDS encoding tetratricopeptide repeat protein — translation MCVLVVGLLTAAPLHAQNYKKLDSILKVATNEIYSKPDHVIKVGGKVVEQSGDNVDYKIKGYKLISDAYSAKRDYEKSVEYLIKSSELLPLSNDKLLKINIINKTGIQYHQLKVYDKSIQYLDQAEQLIAEYPYKDSIHMELGKNYVVRGFIYKEKLSCAIAVTYIDRGIAELMKVKDKSESATKMSIAIYNKGNCYLLMKNNKLALENFVQAAEIAREANAKSLEAFALKGSAKVFTLEGKNTEAVVALNKALNLSSDVDDLILNQEIYRGLAENYLALNQLDKFKVYQLKFVATQKLIKNTERISVSESIGDKESELKTKKAELSTKFYYLLLILLLLLILIVLFFYVIIKRKRKEIETIKSQIYLLQNQKSKDA, via the coding sequence ATGTGTGTATTAGTTGTTGGCTTGCTGACAGCTGCTCCTTTACATGCCCAAAACTATAAAAAGCTGGACAGTATTCTTAAAGTCGCCACCAATGAAATTTATAGTAAACCCGATCATGTAATTAAAGTGGGAGGAAAGGTTGTTGAACAATCCGGAGACAATGTTGATTATAAAATAAAGGGCTATAAATTAATATCGGATGCTTATTCTGCTAAAAGAGATTACGAGAAATCAGTCGAGTATCTTATAAAATCATCGGAGTTGTTGCCTCTTTCCAATGATAAGTTGCTTAAAATAAACATCATTAATAAAACAGGAATCCAATACCATCAGCTGAAAGTTTATGATAAATCGATACAGTATTTAGATCAGGCTGAACAATTGATTGCAGAATATCCATATAAAGATTCCATTCACATGGAGTTGGGAAAAAATTATGTTGTCAGAGGTTTTATTTACAAGGAAAAGCTAAGCTGTGCGATAGCTGTAACCTATATAGACCGTGGTATTGCTGAGTTAATGAAGGTAAAGGACAAATCGGAATCTGCTACTAAGATGAGCATTGCCATTTACAATAAAGGGAATTGTTATCTGTTGATGAAGAATAATAAATTGGCTTTAGAAAATTTTGTGCAGGCAGCTGAAATTGCCAGAGAAGCAAATGCTAAAAGTCTGGAAGCTTTTGCCTTGAAAGGTTCTGCCAAAGTTTTTACACTTGAAGGAAAGAATACTGAAGCTGTAGTAGCTTTAAATAAAGCCTTGAATCTTTCTTCAGATGTAGATGATTTAATATTAAATCAGGAAATTTATCGAGGCTTGGCCGAAAATTATCTGGCTTTAAATCAATTGGATAAATTTAAAGTTTACCAATTAAAATTTGTAGCCACTCAAAAGTTAATTAAAAATACAGAGCGTATTTCTGTAAGCGAATCTATTGGCGATAAAGAATCAGAACTTAAAACCAAGAAAGCGGAATTATCAACTAAATTTTACTACCTATTATTAATTTTACTACTACTTTTAATTTTGATTGTTCTGTTTTTCTACGTAATTATCAAAAGAAAAAGGAAGGAAATCGAGACAATTAAAAGTCAAATTTACCTACTCCAAAATCAAAAAAGTAAAGACGCTTAG
- a CDS encoding helix-turn-helix domain-containing protein produces MKYLTPINRYFHILFLFGVIHSTINAQTSNKYYLADDIENLIYSNPDQALKIAQYLLSKTNTSDSNKSRINYLISKAYIVKGDYSSALNFLYEEKNYRDYLTEEQKINIDISKIALLRNLTLDKQSKKILEKLESTVVSDDKLKLYLEVAIAIEKSKFLLDESKLQEKIEELKKEEPTVAKITKDFKDIALNYNIALGQLYLKQKNLALAQKQFELAMSNLNQQNVENVYAKIDVLNGLASVHFLKKEYGEAITLSKEAMSYVERIGNLFSQIKVNQLQSEIYLATNDVANYKLINSKFFELQSEAEGQEQEAINTSFNLISDEYADGYSDEKSKYIKIIYIVSGLFLIVILISFFFWQKIAANKKRLVEIINYIEITRSNLMTSFSITDKKLEKSEPKKHVILKETEEHILNKLKRFESSKRFINKDISLAVLAGQLDSNTKYLSEIINTHYNVNFNTYINKLRVNYIIEKLKTDPNFINYKISYLAENCGFSSHSSFATVFKTITGISPVKFIELLNQEKENNLLE; encoded by the coding sequence ATGAAATATCTAACCCCTATTAACAGATATTTTCATATCCTATTTTTATTTGGAGTCATCCATAGTACAATTAATGCGCAAACCTCAAATAAGTATTATTTAGCAGATGATATTGAGAATTTAATTTATTCTAATCCTGATCAGGCACTCAAAATTGCACAATATCTTTTGAGTAAAACCAATACTTCAGACAGTAATAAATCGCGAATCAATTATTTAATTTCTAAAGCCTATATCGTAAAAGGCGATTATAGTAGTGCTTTAAATTTTCTTTATGAAGAGAAGAATTACAGAGACTATTTAACAGAAGAGCAAAAAATCAATATTGATATTTCAAAAATAGCACTCTTAAGAAACCTGACACTTGACAAGCAGTCTAAGAAAATTTTAGAGAAACTTGAAAGCACTGTTGTGTCTGATGACAAGCTAAAATTGTATTTAGAAGTTGCAATTGCAATTGAAAAATCAAAGTTTTTGTTAGATGAAAGCAAACTTCAGGAAAAAATTGAGGAGCTAAAAAAGGAGGAACCTACAGTTGCTAAAATCACAAAAGATTTCAAGGATATAGCGTTAAATTACAACATCGCCTTAGGCCAATTGTATTTGAAACAGAAAAATTTAGCATTGGCTCAAAAGCAATTTGAACTTGCAATGAGTAATCTTAATCAGCAAAATGTAGAGAATGTATATGCTAAAATTGATGTTCTGAATGGTTTGGCAAGTGTTCATTTTCTAAAAAAAGAATACGGAGAAGCCATTACATTGTCAAAGGAAGCGATGAGTTATGTGGAGCGAATTGGCAATCTTTTCTCGCAAATAAAAGTCAATCAGCTGCAAAGTGAAATTTATTTAGCAACGAATGATGTGGCCAATTACAAACTGATAAATTCGAAGTTTTTTGAATTGCAAAGCGAAGCAGAAGGTCAGGAGCAGGAAGCCATAAATACCAGTTTTAACCTTATCTCGGATGAATATGCGGATGGTTATTCTGATGAAAAATCCAAATACATCAAAATAATTTATATAGTATCCGGGCTCTTTTTAATTGTGATACTGATAAGCTTTTTCTTTTGGCAAAAAATAGCGGCAAACAAGAAAAGGTTAGTTGAAATCATCAATTATATTGAAATAACCCGAAGCAATCTCATGACTAGTTTTAGTATTACAGATAAAAAACTTGAAAAGAGTGAGCCTAAGAAGCATGTGATTTTAAAAGAAACAGAAGAGCATATATTAAACAAGTTAAAACGCTTTGAAAGCTCCAAACGTTTTATCAATAAAGATATTTCGCTTGCCGTTTTAGCAGGTCAACTGGATTCCAATACAAAATACCTATCTGAAATTATAAACACCCATTATAATGTCAATTTCAATACTTACATAAACAAATTACGGGTTAATTATATTATCGAAAAACTAAAAACAGATCCTAATTTCATCAATTATAAAATCAGCTATCTGGCCGAAAACTGTGGTTTTTCATCACACAGTAGTTTTGCGACTGTATTTAAAACGATTACGGGCATATCACCTGTGAAATTTATTGAATTATTAAATCAGGAAAAAGAAAATAATCTTTTAGAATAA
- a CDS encoding T9SS type A sorting domain-containing protein yields the protein MSNNYKLLNGFALLILMTVFSISGMQAQTTLINPAAEGGFNSGSTFAANGWTVANEGIGAVKWVVGTAVNSGAITGNSAYVSLDNGETNSSAGISGARTVYFYRDIVIPAGQTNIALTFNWKAMGTAWQVFVAPTSVTPTGTDVQLTVPATITGATSITYNSAAGNGITQNAFGFIPPSFAGTTARLIFMWSNSSGGGTNPPAAIDNISVVSRAGGNEIASVATGNFTNPATWDFGYVPSPADDVVINAGHTVTIDSRNLGANNLYIAGAAAVLQFGTVSDEFTVNNDLLVSGSGARFNVYEGTNGKSLKVGHNIDLASGGRLDVSVGNTGVGIGSLNLFGSTLQTIVSDGTGLIGGTVVATGTTNTAGIINQLVINNTSTATPNIDWQLNNVRIKNILRLNTARVGLGANKIYIGNFAAMSSGNFTCTLGNGFIGGQISRWYTTSAMGTVIDPGTDYNPNSTVLFPFLSATGQNRWAFLVNSGATTAGELAISYADATTMTTGLSVVDGSYTVTDRYDGNWTVSKTGSTYVSAAGTYTLGLYAVGAYSALDGSSRVMNSGAVVGTQVNGTASPFAVRKSIADADLTTSPFYVGIGAASLQAATTKTSAASGDWNNAATWSPSGVPGCGDVVTIASGHTVTINSAANNAAGVIIAAGGTLVNASGDLTVGCTNNNAVFANEGTNTVSGGLLTVNGNVIHRLVSTFNHTGGNIVVDGNAGGVAANSVGQGASLFKIETSSINLTGGTITIVDPLINNAVQTTATSVTTFPVNTYGATGTFSKTTNAAATTGTATIVMSGFNSNKAIYGVGQIVTGTGIAPGTTIVSVTAGQLSNAPITLVISQGITADIAAGAVLNFASMNDGSYVIDIDTAHVNSGGLAVGQVISGNGIQAGTTIVSMGFDLNGIGGIVISQPLSGLTTSPITTQVAVDFSGASPNCSTLVLPAANPLLQVGQIVGGTGIQPGTTITAINGARIDLSLPPTGAIVAPATITIYDSNASSYAFVYSSAVHKATGLNHTIQIGDGVSTDQAPVTTNGFYTNFAAGGGVLSVGNFTINAPDAINRFCKSIGILNVQNKFSIASGSSFLRPIGSGTPIYFGGDVENNGVSNLQTFTAVNFANYSNGAAVATTTPQIVSGSGAFYNDLNTSLAFASFNSLNVNNTNALGVTVTMPNFRVGSLTMTTGVINTSTATPLYVGNPNLSSNGFITGTFSNTNYINGPLVRGIATTSASNNYLVYPVGKDGVYSPISLAVTGGADFKVEAFNTNSGTATANIANLSAARWTVERVGILGTLTDFNVRVGHSGVTNGSLVVQATADQGTYDNVFGNTSVYTAGAPNTVNTITATPGASFTGNFAYATAPNCTTVNPGNTIADTTITQIVTLQNSSSTGIVSGSATVTLQAANAAIVVGLTVTGTGIPAGTTVSAISGTTLTLSQAATVSSTSQTALTFSNVQTPVTLCGTQTVALSIQNTQVGAGITYQWQASTDGGANYTDISGATAATYVATPTANTYYRCTVTCPFGPVMVNSTPVQITFTNAIDATTPTAICGPGVANLAATAASGIINWYAVATGGVSLATGGTYSPTVADTTTYYVATESSSTYTAGKVFAGTTTQTSPFSGLVFNAATNVRLNSVKVYPKQTLGAADAGAPITIKLYKDGVQVPGTTAVTFTPATNTGAISASISNTVVLDYNIPAGTGYRLLATNGLSSTNVIGKLSSFPAATPTASGAIAFTGSVNSFDGTPDASYNNFFEWNVTEVCASPRVAVIATVNTVTTNTTTITACDTYTWSVNGATYTTGGTYTSTVGCHTETLELTITPSTTNTTTISACDTYTWSVNGATYTTGGTYTSTVGCHTETLELTITPSTTNTTTISACDNYTWSVNGATYTTGGTYTSTVGCVTETLELTITPSTTNTTTISACDTYTWSVNGATYTTGGTYTSTVGCVTETLELTITPSTTNTTTISACDTYTWSENGATYTTGGTYISTVGCHTETLELTITPSTTNTTTITACDTYTWSVNGATYTIGGTYTSTVGCHTETLELTINSAATPTGNATQIISVTDLNDATLEDLVVSPANVIWYGSLADALGQVNPLAITTVLISGTIYYAVNVASGCPSAPLAVTVTVELGVIGFDNASFSFYPNPTSGILTLSYANGIANVSVYNLIGQMVLDRKTNLNEVQIDLSSLTSSTYLVKVTTVDGNSKVVKVIKRN from the coding sequence ATGTCTAACAATTACAAATTACTAAACGGTTTTGCCTTACTAATTTTAATGACGGTATTTTCAATATCGGGAATGCAGGCGCAAACCACACTTATTAATCCAGCTGCTGAAGGTGGATTTAATTCAGGCAGCACTTTTGCAGCTAATGGATGGACAGTTGCCAATGAAGGAATTGGTGCTGTTAAATGGGTAGTAGGAACCGCTGTAAATTCGGGTGCCATAACAGGAAATTCAGCTTATGTATCTCTAGATAATGGAGAAACCAATTCAAGTGCAGGGATTTCAGGAGCAAGAACCGTTTATTTCTACAGAGATATTGTGATTCCGGCTGGTCAAACCAACATTGCTTTAACTTTCAATTGGAAAGCAATGGGAACAGCATGGCAGGTTTTTGTAGCACCTACTTCGGTGACACCAACAGGTACTGATGTTCAATTAACAGTTCCGGCTACTATTACTGGAGCTACATCAATTACATATAATAGTGCGGCAGGAAATGGTATTACTCAAAATGCATTTGGGTTTATCCCACCAAGTTTTGCAGGCACAACGGCTCGATTAATTTTTATGTGGTCTAATAGTAGTGGCGGCGGAACGAATCCTCCTGCGGCTATCGATAACATTTCAGTAGTTTCACGAGCTGGCGGAAATGAGATTGCTTCAGTTGCTACAGGTAATTTTACAAACCCTGCAACCTGGGATTTTGGTTATGTGCCTTCTCCTGCGGATGACGTAGTTATTAATGCAGGTCATACAGTAACGATTGACAGCAGAAATTTAGGAGCAAACAATCTTTATATCGCCGGTGCTGCAGCTGTATTGCAATTCGGAACTGTTTCAGATGAATTCACAGTAAACAACGACTTATTAGTTAGTGGTTCGGGTGCTAGATTTAACGTATATGAAGGTACAAACGGAAAGTCATTAAAAGTAGGTCATAATATTGACTTAGCGTCAGGTGGAAGATTAGATGTGTCAGTTGGAAATACTGGTGTCGGTATTGGTTCACTTAATTTATTTGGCTCTACACTTCAGACTATCGTTTCAGATGGTACAGGTCTTATCGGAGGTACTGTCGTTGCTACTGGTACAACTAATACTGCCGGTATTATCAATCAATTGGTAATTAATAATACAAGTACGGCTACTCCAAATATCGATTGGCAACTAAACAATGTTAGAATCAAAAATATTCTAAGATTAAACACTGCCAGAGTAGGGCTTGGTGCTAATAAAATATATATCGGAAACTTTGCCGCAATGTCTTCAGGTAATTTTACCTGTACTTTAGGTAATGGTTTCATAGGTGGACAAATTTCAAGATGGTATACTACATCAGCTATGGGAACTGTTATTGATCCGGGAACTGATTATAATCCAAACAGTACAGTATTATTTCCGTTCTTAAGTGCAACAGGACAAAACAGATGGGCATTTCTGGTAAACAGCGGTGCTACAACAGCAGGTGAATTAGCAATAAGCTATGCAGATGCTACTACAATGACTACAGGTCTTTCTGTAGTAGACGGTTCTTATACTGTTACCGATAGATATGATGGAAACTGGACAGTTTCTAAAACAGGAAGTACTTATGTAAGTGCTGCAGGGACTTATACTTTAGGACTTTATGCCGTTGGTGCTTACAGTGCATTGGATGGTAGTTCAAGAGTGATGAACTCAGGTGCTGTAGTTGGAACACAAGTTAACGGTACAGCTTCTCCTTTTGCAGTAAGAAAAAGTATCGCTGATGCCGACTTAACAACTTCACCATTTTATGTAGGTATCGGAGCGGCTTCATTACAAGCTGCTACAACTAAAACTTCGGCTGCTTCAGGCGACTGGAATAATGCTGCGACTTGGTCTCCAAGTGGAGTTCCGGGTTGTGGGGATGTTGTGACTATTGCTTCAGGACATACAGTGACCATTAACTCAGCTGCAAATAATGCTGCGGGTGTTATTATTGCAGCAGGCGGAACTTTAGTTAATGCTTCAGGAGATTTAACAGTTGGTTGTACAAACAACAATGCCGTTTTTGCAAATGAAGGAACAAATACAGTTTCAGGAGGTTTACTTACGGTTAATGGTAATGTAATCCACAGATTAGTGAGCACTTTCAACCATACTGGCGGTAACATTGTTGTTGATGGTAATGCCGGAGGTGTTGCTGCAAATAGTGTTGGTCAAGGTGCTTCTTTATTCAAAATAGAAACTTCTTCAATCAATTTGACAGGCGGGACGATTACGATTGTTGATCCACTTATCAATAACGCAGTACAAACTACAGCAACTTCGGTTACTACTTTCCCGGTAAATACGTATGGAGCTACAGGTACTTTTAGCAAAACAACTAATGCAGCTGCTACTACAGGTACAGCAACCATTGTGATGTCTGGTTTCAATAGCAACAAAGCTATTTATGGTGTAGGGCAAATTGTAACCGGAACCGGAATTGCTCCCGGAACAACCATTGTTTCTGTAACTGCCGGTCAACTTTCAAATGCTCCAATCACCTTAGTTATATCACAAGGAATCACAGCTGATATTGCTGCGGGAGCAGTCTTAAATTTTGCTTCAATGAATGATGGTAGCTATGTGATTGATATTGATACCGCACATGTTAACTCTGGTGGTTTGGCAGTAGGTCAGGTAATTTCAGGTAACGGAATCCAGGCAGGAACGACTATCGTTAGCATGGGCTTTGATTTGAATGGAATAGGAGGGATTGTTATCTCTCAGCCTTTATCCGGATTGACAACTTCACCAATTACAACTCAAGTCGCAGTTGACTTCTCAGGAGCTTCACCAAATTGTTCAACACTTGTTTTACCGGCTGCAAATCCATTATTACAAGTTGGTCAAATTGTTGGGGGAACTGGTATTCAACCGGGTACAACAATTACTGCTATTAACGGTGCAAGAATCGATTTGTCTTTGCCTCCTACGGGCGCTATCGTTGCTCCGGCAACCATAACAATATATGACAGTAACGCAAGCAGTTATGCTTTTGTTTATAGTTCAGCGGTACACAAAGCAACTGGTCTTAATCATACTATCCAAATTGGAGATGGTGTATCGACAGATCAAGCTCCGGTTACTACAAATGGTTTTTATACAAACTTTGCTGCTGGAGGTGGAGTTTTATCTGTAGGTAATTTTACAATCAACGCGCCCGATGCGATTAACAGATTTTGTAAAAGTATCGGAATCTTAAACGTTCAAAATAAGTTTAGCATTGCTTCAGGAAGTTCATTCTTAAGACCAATTGGATCTGGTACTCCAATCTATTTTGGTGGTGATGTTGAAAACAACGGAGTTTCAAACCTTCAAACATTTACAGCGGTTAACTTTGCCAACTATTCAAATGGAGCGGCAGTAGCAACAACAACACCACAAATTGTTTCTGGTAGTGGTGCATTTTATAACGATTTGAATACCAGTTTGGCTTTTGCTTCGTTTAACTCTTTGAATGTAAATAATACGAATGCTTTGGGTGTAACGGTTACTATGCCTAATTTTAGAGTAGGTTCACTTACAATGACTACAGGGGTGATTAATACTTCAACAGCTACTCCGCTATATGTGGGTAATCCAAATTTGTCATCTAATGGCTTCATTACGGGTACTTTTAGTAACACGAATTATATCAACGGTCCGTTAGTAAGAGGAATAGCGACAACTTCAGCTTCAAATAATTATTTGGTCTATCCGGTTGGAAAAGATGGTGTTTATTCACCAATATCTTTAGCGGTAACCGGTGGTGCTGATTTCAAAGTAGAAGCTTTCAATACCAATTCAGGAACAGCAACTGCTAACATTGCTAACTTAAGTGCAGCAAGATGGACAGTGGAAAGAGTCGGTATTTTAGGAACTTTAACTGACTTCAATGTGAGAGTAGGACATTCAGGTGTTACCAACGGAAGTCTTGTGGTTCAAGCTACTGCAGACCAAGGAACTTATGACAATGTATTTGGAAATACTTCAGTTTATACTGCAGGAGCTCCTAATACTGTAAATACAATAACAGCTACTCCAGGTGCAAGCTTTACAGGAAACTTTGCTTATGCTACAGCACCAAATTGTACTACAGTTAATCCCGGAAATACAATTGCTGATACAACAATAACTCAAATTGTAACACTACAGAATTCAAGTAGTACAGGAATAGTTTCAGGATCTGCTACAGTTACTTTACAGGCTGCTAATGCTGCTATAGTTGTAGGTTTAACAGTGACAGGAACTGGTATTCCGGCAGGAACTACTGTATCTGCCATTAGCGGAACTACTTTAACGCTTTCACAGGCAGCAACAGTATCTTCTACTTCGCAAACAGCATTAACTTTCTCAAATGTTCAAACACCAGTAACGTTATGTGGTACACAAACAGTGGCGTTGAGTATACAAAACACTCAAGTTGGTGCAGGTATTACGTATCAATGGCAGGCTTCAACAGACGGTGGTGCTAATTATACTGATATTTCAGGAGCTACTGCTGCAACTTATGTGGCAACACCAACAGCAAATACTTATTACCGTTGTACAGTAACCTGTCCTTTTGGTCCTGTTATGGTTAACTCGACTCCGGTTCAAATAACATTTACTAATGCAATTGATGCAACGACACCAACTGCAATTTGTGGACCTGGTGTAGCAAACTTAGCGGCTACGGCTGCTTCAGGAATTATCAATTGGTATGCTGTTGCAACTGGTGGTGTTTCATTAGCAACAGGTGGAACTTATTCACCTACTGTTGCCGACACAACTACTTATTATGTTGCTACAGAATCAAGTTCTACGTATACTGCGGGTAAAGTATTTGCAGGAACTACAACGCAGACGTCACCATTTAGCGGACTTGTATTTAATGCAGCTACTAATGTGCGTTTAAATTCGGTGAAAGTATATCCGAAACAAACTTTAGGCGCTGCAGATGCAGGTGCTCCAATTACAATTAAATTGTATAAAGACGGTGTTCAGGTTCCAGGAACTACTGCAGTGACATTTACTCCGGCAACTAATACCGGAGCTATTTCTGCTTCGATATCCAATACCGTTGTATTAGATTATAATATTCCAGCAGGTACGGGTTACAGATTATTGGCAACTAATGGACTGAGCTCTACTAACGTGATTGGAAAATTAAGCAGTTTCCCTGCAGCAACTCCTACAGCATCAGGCGCTATTGCCTTTACAGGTTCGGTAAACAGTTTTGATGGTACTCCAGACGCGAGTTACAATAACTTCTTTGAATGGAATGTTACTGAAGTTTGTGCTTCTCCTAGAGTAGCTGTTATAGCAACTGTTAATACAGTTACAACCAACACAACTACAATTACTGCTTGTGATACGTATACTTGGTCAGTAAACGGAGCTACTTATACTACTGGAGGAACATACACTTCAACAGTTGGATGTCACACAGAAACATTAGAATTGACTATTACTCCAAGTACAACAAACACAACGACTATTTCAGCTTGTGATACGTATACTTGGTCAGTAAATGGAGCTACCTATACAACAGGTGGAACATACACTTCAACAGTTGGATGTCATACAGAAACTTTAGAATTGACTATTACTCCTAGTACGACAAACACAACGACTATTTCAGCTTGTGATAACTATACTTGGTCAGTAAACGGAGCTACCTATACAACAGGTGGAACGTATACTTCAACAGTTGGATGTGTTACAGAAACATTAGAATTGACTATTACTCCAAGTACTACAAACACAACGACTATTTCAGCTTGTGATACCTATACTTGGTCAGTAAACGGAGCTACTTATACAACTGGTGGAACATACACTTCAACAGTTGGATGTGTTACAGAAACATTAGAATTGACTATTACGCCGAGTACTACAAACACAACGACTATTTCAGCTTGTGATACCTATACTTGGTCAGAAAACGGAGCTACTTATACAACAGGTGGTACGTATATTTCAACAGTTGGATGTCATACAGAAACATTAGAATTGACTATTACACCAAGTACAACAAACACAACTACCATTACAGCTTGTGATACATACACTTGGTCAGTAAACGGAGCTACTTATACAATTGGTGGAACCTATACTTCAACAGTTGGATGTCATACAGAAACTTTAGAGTTGACTATAAATTCAGCGGCTACTCCAACCGGAAATGCTACACAAATAATTTCCGTAACAGATTTAAACGATGCTACTTTAGAAGATTTAGTAGTTAGTCCAGCGAATGTGATTTGGTATGGTTCTTTAGCTGATGCACTGGGACAAGTTAATCCTCTTGCTATTACTACAGTGTTAATCAGCGGAACAATTTATTATGCTGTAAATGTAGCTTCAGGATGTCCTAGTGCACCATTAGCAGTTACGGTAACTGTTGAATTAGGCGTTATTGGTTTTGACAATGCAAGTTTTAGTTTTTATCCAAATCCAACTTCGGGAATTCTGACACTTAGTTATGCAAACGGCATTGCTAATGTGAGTGTTTATAATCTAATCGGACAAATGGTATTGGATAGAAAAACAAATTTGAATGAAGTTCAGATTGATTTATCATCACTAACTTCTTCGACTTATTTGGTAAAAGTTACTACTGTTGATGGAAATTCAAAAGTGGTAAAAGTGATTAAAAGAAACTAA